CGGAATCCACGCGAAGCAGGCAGGCCTCGGGAGTTTCCGGTCCGTCCGGGAACCATGCTTCAGCGGCCTGGCTCCACTGCTGGCGGATCTTCGCCCGGTCCGTTACGACCTCCGCTGTTCCAGCCACGGAGACCCACTCGGTCCTCCGGCCAAAGGATACGTTGACCCGGGCATCTGCCTTCACGTGCGCCACCTGGGATGTCCCGAGAGAAGTCAGGAACCACAGGTCGCCGTCTTCCTGGACCTCCTGAACGGCAAGGGGCCGGCTGACGAGCACTCCGGACTCATTGATGGTGGTGAGCATCCCGATTCTGGAGTCGTTGATGATTTCCGTGACCTTGCTGATGCCGTGTTCTTCAGTCATGTTCGCCTCGTTTCCTCTGGTCAGGG
This genomic interval from Paenarthrobacter ureafaciens contains the following:
- a CDS encoding pyridoxamine 5'-phosphate oxidase family protein codes for the protein MTEEHGISKVTEIINDSRIGMLTTINESGVLVSRPLAVQEVQEDGDLWFLTSLGTSQVAHVKADARVNVSFGRRTEWVSVAGTAEVVTDRAKIRQQWSQAAEAWFPDGPETPEACLLRVDSDSAEYWTSPGGTAATVLQWVKSKVTNSRMSVGESDTVDL